Genomic segment of Paenibacillus sp. FSL R5-0623:
GCTATATATTTCTCCATGTTAGCTAAATCAGAAAATAAAATCGGTGAATTATGGGCTTCTTTCAAAAAATCTTTCTGAATCTCCTTAATAAATGAATTCATAATAGCTCCTTAATGTTTCTTCGGAAACAATCTAAGTTTATCAGCTTTTAATGCAATGTCATTTTCATAAATCACCAATTGAAAAACATCAAATCCAAAGAAATCATTACTATAGATTGTTTTGGTTGCTGTTTCTATTACGTTGCCATCAACATCATAAACTATAAGAGTTAGATTTATATTCTCATTTATAGTTGAAGCATTGGATGCAAAAACTTCACCTAATACTGTGATATTATAATCAGTATCCACTTTTACAGATAAATTGTCGAAGTAAATACCCAATCTCTCTTCCAATGGTTCTAATCGTTGTAAATTTTTCCTCAGTTTTGTTTGCACCTGAGATGGGGTAAATGATTTCTCTACTTCACTTGAATCAATCTCCGATGCAACCCACTGTACTGAAGTTTGATTCTTCTTTTTAGCAGTGAATCTCATTTCGTAATGTATTCCTAATTGTTCATCGGCTACTTCGATGAACAATGAGTCTCCTGATTTAATCGCACTTAATTGGGGCTTCGTAAAGATCAGACCAGCGAGCTTAAACGAGTCAGCTTTAATAGAACCCTCTCTGGAAAGTAATTTGTTTAAAAAACTATCAAATTCAATTTGTTCTTTATCTTCTTTTACATAGCTTATAGATTTAAAACTGACTTTTTTCGTTTTTTTTCCGTGATTATGGATTTTCAAATGGAATACAAAACCTGATTCTCCACTTGTAAAGGAAGTCTCCTGTGTCTCATTAATTTCAAAGCTTATTTCTTCAAGCTTAAAGATAGTTGCGCCAGACAAATATATCTCCTCCATCATTGCTTTACTGGTTTACTTCTATATGTAATTCAACTTATTCATTCGTTTAATCATCTTCAACGTATCCTTTTCGTATCCAACTCCCTTAACCACTTCTTCCCAATAACTATCATATTTAAAAGAAAACTGTATGTTCTAATACTCTTGTACCTTCTTGTGAATACGTTCTTTCACCACCACATTCATCCCCTTCATTCTCAACTACCCATCTTATTCTAAATTGACTTTCAAGTGGTTCACCCGTATAAGCAAATAATAACCACTTCCCTTTGGGTAATGGTCTATGACTGGGATTTAAATCAAAACTAAAATCTTGGTCATAGAACCAATCAGCATCAATTCTTTGTTCTTCTTTTAGTTCATTCATTAGTGTGGTATACCGTATTACACGTACTTTTGTATTAATATACTTACCTGGTCCCTCATTGACCTCTGTAGCAGTTCTTGTAAATGCATTTGCCATTGTAGTTCGATTTTGATAGCTTTCTTCAAGCGTTTTCCAATAACTCTTATCTTCAATTGACTGCTTGTTAAAGAAATAGGCTTAATAAGATAGTTCTATAGTTTGATAGTTCTATACTACCATGAGGAGAAAGTGCTTTCCACATAATCCCCAATGACTTGACATTATTGAAAAAATTCTGTTCTATTAACCGTAACTCAACTTTTATTCCCAAAAGGTATCTTTTCGGAATATATATACTTCAATAAGTAAAGGCCTGAGGGTATTGCACTCCTCAGGCCTTTACTTATTTGTGTTTTGGAGATATCACAGTAAACTCCTGCGAAAATTCTTCTGGAACCCTACTTACTCCAGCCTTCACTTTAACCTTATTTAAAGTTAGTGATTCATTGTTCGACTTCAATTCCCCGATTGCCCACAATACTCTACGTTTTTGAAACGCTTCAGCATCTTCTACCACCTGCTCAAGAAAGGTTCGAGTACGTGGCATCTTTTTTAAATGCTTAGGCATTAAACATTTGCTACCTATAATCTCCTGTATTCTTTCCAAAGTGATGCGGCGTGGCTTTCCTACCTCACTCATCAACTGTTCTGCAATCTCAGCAACTTCTTCAAGAATTTCCACATCTCGCTTTTCCCAATCATGACGCGTAGTACCAGCCTTCGGTGGCAACTTTTGGGGCATGTGCTCCATAAGAAATTCTCGATCGTACAGATAGAGCCACGCATATACCTTGGGATTAAGCTTCCTCAACTCCAATCTACCATGATGAGGATAATCATTTCGCATTTGCAACCATACTTCTCGTCTCTCCCTTTTAGCTTGCTCTCTATATTCTTCAGTCATTGTTTTCTTCATAATTTTTCTCTTTGGCAGAGATATTTTACTCTCATGACCATCTATTTCAGATGGATCGCTATTAAAAACTTCGTCCAGTGTCAATCCTAAAAATTGCATGACCAACAGATGGCGAATAGGATGAAACCCCTTTCGATGCCTTTGGAAAATTAGCTTTAACCAGCTACTTTCACCATTTGCTGATGATTGGAGAATCTCCAGCAGTTCAACTCCGTAAAAATCAATAAATTCTGCTCTTAATCGCTTATAATCAGTTCTTCCCTTATCTGAGGCGTAGCCTTTCCGCATCAACTGATTTATGTAGTGTTTATGAAACCACTCCATTGGACGATGATTATATTTAAAATTGAGCAACTTCTCAATGTTGTTCACGATGCAACTATATTGGCCCAACATTTCCTTATCAGTAATCTCTCGAACAGAATGATCAGTGCAATTATCCTGTGTTGGAGCTATGAATGCATACTTCGTTCTTTCTCTCGTCAAAACCGAGCTTTCAGAAAGCCATATGCCATGTTTGATGCAAATTCGAACACCTGGGATTTGAAATAGCCGCGTCCAATATAGTTCTCCATGCTGTCTTATGCTCTCCTGATTGCATAAGGAGCAATATTGAAAGTGAGTATTCGGTTGGACTGATGATGACATTAAACCAATGGCATTATGCAGATCCCTTCCATGCTCATCAAGCATACTGATATATATGGCGTGCGCCTGTTCTTCATCCCGAAAAGCGTTATAAAAGAGGTACATCGTATTCTGGTAGATGAGTTGTTTTGCTGATATTGTTGATCCAATAGGTAAATTTGAAACTATATTGCTGATGCCTGGTTGCAACTCCAAGCATGCTGTGAAGCTATCTGTTCCGAATATGTCCATTAAGATAGCCCTGTTGCTTATGTTCCCACTTCGAATCCCAACTCTGGCAAGCAAACTTTGTAATAACTCATCATGATAGGGAGTCGGAAATTGGAGCATCATCCGAGTTCACTTCCAGTATCTATTGAAAAATCAGAGGCAATATATCCAGCATCTTTTAGCGCCTGGTAGGCAGTAAAACCATTTTCTTTCCCTGCCTTAACAAGCTTTCTCAAGTCGCGTTCATCATCAATTTGTGGTTGTGTCTTGCTTGTAGCTTGCTTGTCTTCAATTAGACCAAGATGAAGCTTATAAGCCTCCTGTACAACCTCTTGGATGTTTTGAATTTGAGGCATATCTGAAGTAATCTTGCTGACATTATGTTTGGCTTCTTTTTCTGGAACCCCTAATAGTGTTAATCGCACTACGGCATCCTGTTTCAATCGCTCAGCTTGCACCTGTTGTTCTTTTTGTGTTTTCTGAAACGTTTGAAGCAAATTTCCTAAATCCAGCTTGGATTGCTCCGCCGCTATAAATCCATCGATTGGAGCAATATTGATATCGCCAAACCTGGCAATGCCGTTCAGGTTGCCTGAGCGAAGCGCGTTCAACATCGGCTCAACTAATTTCAGGCTATCTTTAACGACACCCTTAATGATCTGTGGGGTTATCGTTTCTGTCCCTGATGTTATCGCACGTATCTGAGAGAACATAAAAATTTTAACGGCAATGTCCGTTATTCCGCAACTCGCTTCATATATCGTATCATTCAACTCTGTTGTTAATTCCGTTGGATTCCGAACCCACTGATGGTCCCAAATCCCTTCGATGAAAAGCCTCCAACTCGGCTCAGATTTCTTCATTGGTAGCCAGGCAACGTCACCCTGGCCACTACCTCGTCGTGCAATACGGAAATCAGAGAAAAGGGATTGAGCGGTGGGAGTTCCAATTAGGATAGTTGGAAGACCTATAGAATTCGATAACGTAACAAAGAAGGAGAGCATTTTTTCCGCACCGCCACTTTTTGCTACGGATAAGTTTTGGATCTCGTCTACGCAAAGAAGCCCTAAGTTACAGCCCCTTGCAATTTGGGCGACAATCGGCATCAAAGAGGCGGCAGATAATTTAGTGTTTTTGCCAAAGCGATCCATGTAATTTGTCCCGAGGAGCTGATCCAACTCTACAAAAAAATTATTAATTAGCCCTCTAATTGAGCCGTCTGGAGGGCATTCCAAACGCAGAAATACAACCTCATAGGCGCTTAATTCAACACCATTGTACTCCGAATGACTAATGATTTGTGGAATCGTAGAGAGGATGCGATTGATAGCCGTGCTCTTCCCCATACCACTTACGCCAACAATGGTCAGTCCCGAAGAAGAAATTTGTATGTTTTGACGGATTTGCCCCCTTTGAATATCTGCATATCCTTGAACCATTTGGCTCGCATAGTTAGGCTGTATAGGGTTTCGATTGACATAGCCCTGCCGAATCAGTCTCGATATTCGATTTTCAAGGTCAATATGCAGAGGCATTACTTGAAAGTAACCAAGCAGTTGCTGAATCATGTGGAAACGATAATGACTGTCGGCATAGCGCTCCTCCACATCAAAGTGAGGATAACTTGATAAGGCTTGAACAACCTCTTCTTTAGACATAATGGGAGGTAGTGCTTCGATAAGCATATTGCCCTCGTATTGACTGACAATTTGCTGTGAATATTGAGCCACTTGTGCCAAAGTCCCGTTAGGAATCTTTATCCATTCCATGCTATTCCTCCCCTCGTTTCCTTCTCAACAATTCGAAATCATCAAAATAATCAATGTTCCCAGAGGAGTCTGCCCTGTCTTCAGAATGAGTTGGTTTTCCGAACCCAAGTTGGGCATGTATGGATTCCTCATTCCGTATGAGTTTCTTTTCAAAATTCCGATAGTCTTGAATTCCACGAAGTTTTTCAGCTTTTGTACCCGAGACATATTGCTCTTTCGTTTGCTTTTCCGCTTCCTGTACAATAGCTTCGATGTGTGTGATGAGATCAATTTGAGGTTGTAGCTCTTTTTCTGTATGTTGCGCCTTTTGCATCCGCTCGAACTCCTGCAAATACTCAATTTCCTCCTGCGTTCGACCGTTGAATTGATTATACTGGCTTAGAAGATAGCAAGGTTCAAAACCATTCTCGCCCACTCCCCGCAGATATATCGTCCCGAGATTTCGTGGATCGTAGCTCACAGGAATTTTCCAAGTTCCTACGCGTGCTTTCTCCATCCACCGCTCTTTCAGAGCTGTATGACTACTATAAAATAAACCTTTAAATTTCAATCCTTGGTAAGTCACCAGGCATTCAGACGCTGGAAGCAAGTTTAGCAAGATAACTGACTTCGGAACTTCCCTCAATTTTCCTGAACGATATTGTACTCCCCACTGCCAGATTTTTGATGGGATGCTCTCTACATCATCACTGATCATCATTTCCTCGCGAGGATAATTGGGCAAATAATGATTGTTATGGTAGAGCACACAGCGGATGATGATCTGTGTGAACTGGTATAAGTCCAATTTTGCATCCAAGCGATAATCGCGACTGTTCGGACCTCTTTGCCTAAAATCTGGATTGATTACTCCAGGAAGCATCATCTTAGTCAGATCATTTGTTGTCCTAAAGTGTCGCTCAAGAATTGCTTTCAAATCCCCTCTGTAGCTGGATGTATTCTCGATTTTAACGTGCAGACTGCTTATGAGGGTCTCCGCATCCTTTGTAAAGAGTTCTCCGCGATCCCCGAGAATGGTTTCGGGTAGGTGCTTTGCCTCCCATTCTTCAGGTCGAATATCGATTCCATACTGCCTACAAAATTCAACTTTATCTTCACAGCAATTTGCAATTGCCATTGCCGCAGATAACCAGCTTGTTTCCAAAGTGACATGGATCGAAGTGATGCATCTGCTGAAGACATCCTGGGTGTATACAAGGTAGGGACGTCCGATTATCCAGTTCCTATTAATTCTTGAGACCAAATATACATCGAAAGCAGTCGCATCGAACAAGTAGCGTGACCCTGGTCCAATGGCTTCTGCTGTAGCACTCCCGAGGACTGGACGGTGAAGCAACTCATATTTTTTCGAGCTAAACCTCGTTGAGACTTCCTTCTTGATGTTGTTTTCCTTCTGAAAGAAGTATTTGAACTGAGTATACGTTGGTAATTTGCTCGAACCTTGAATAATAGGCATCTTCACACCGTTTTCCATCCTGCTGTCATGACTATAGAACTCCTGAATCATCTTTTGATAAGCAAACTTCAGCGGTGCTTTCTTTGAGGTATAATAGTATTTTTTCAAGACGACTCGAAAAATCCGTTCAACCTCTTCGTCAACATTAATCCCTTCTTCTTGACTATATTTTCGCGGTCTTCCACGCTTTTCTTGCCCTGAAGCCTTCGTCTTTCCCTTGCCTCCTCTTTTATCAAACGATGGAGCCAAGGCGTATTTGACTTTCCCCTTGACCCAAAATGACTTCAGGTATCGTCCAATAGTTTTTGTGCTGACTCCTGAAAAGTCAGATGCTTTTTGGATTAGCTTCATACGAGTAGCCGTGTCGAATATGGCTGGTTCCTGATCCCCTAATTGTTTTACAGCCTCCCATGCGTTCTCCATCTGCACCCTTGCCTTATCAGATAAAAGCTCCTCACAGACAACAGAAAACCATTGATCCTCGACCACATGAATTACTTCTTCCTGTATTCCTCTCTCAATATCCTCAATTAATCGCAGTTCAGGGAATCGATTCGTAAAGATATTAATGATATAGCAATGGACTCGTCCAGCATCGATCCACAAAATTCTTTCGATTTGCTTTGTATCTCCTCCATATTGGAGCATCGTGTTAACCGCTAATCTTAGCAACTGTATCACTTCCTTTGTTATCCACAATCTCAATGCTTTTAGCAGAATGATTAAGGTCAATAGGCTTGTCCATATCGATTTTGATTTGTTTAGCCGCAAGCAGATGCTTGAGCATTAATAATCCTTTCCCTTGCTCTCCTGAAACCTGACTGTCAAAACGTTCGATTGCGTTTTTTATCGATCCTTGCCCGCCGATTAACAACTCCATTAAAAATCGGATTTCGCCTGCAATCTGTTGATCTGAATATCCCCAATCGCTTAGTCTTCTTGCGGCGTGCAACCATTCAATGTTCTTTGCCCGTACCGCATTGATTTCAGAGGAGCTAACCAGTCCCCAGGGAATACCTTTTTTGTGCCAATATCGGCGAATGACCTCATAACGTTCAATGACTGAGTTTTTTTCGAAATCCCTCGCCTCTTTGATGTTGCGTGCAAAATGTCGCTCTTGTCCCTCATCATTTTTTACCGTAATCAGGAAGGTGCTCGTTAAAATATGTGGAGTACCTGTTTTACGATCCATAAGCTTTTTGGCTAAGTCGTCATCGAGAATATCAGTCATCTCGTACAAATCCATGAGGGGATAATGCTCGCGGATGTCGATCACAGCATCTGACCACTCGCATAAATAGAAATAGCGCGTCTCATTATCGGATAGAAAATGATGCACCCTGCCAGTTTTCCAGCCCGAAACTCTGCTCACTCTTCCGCGGGATGCAATGCTATGGACATTTAGCCATGGCTGGTATTCTGCCCCACGCCCCTGACCTCTTCCTTCCTTAATGAATCGTTGTAATTTGGCATCAGAAGCATCGTAGTTAAATTTAGACATCAGATCTCCCCCCATTCTGCAATCTTAAAGAGATATGATAGGCGTCCGTCGCTTCAGCATGTTTTTGACCGTATGTGTAATTCGTCAGTATTACGCTGTTCAATGCATCTCCTGCAAGCATCTCCTCAACACTTTTGACATCCCACTGCTTCAAAGCTTTGTTTGAAATAAAGCCTTGAATAGCATCGTTTCTGAAATTGACGCTAAAGTTGTTACAATCGATGAATTCTATTTTAGCTCGAGAAGTGATGTCACCGTGGTAAAACTCAGCCAACTTCCCGATATTTTCATCGATAAATGCAATCGTTTTAATTGGTATATACATAGATGAGATTGTTAAGTGTTTTAGTAGTTTCCGAAGCGATCCTAAGTCCAATAGAAAATCAAAGATGATCACAACATCTGTCTTAAAATCTTCACCTGAATTGTATCTGACAATTTTGCAACTATACTCGATTTCCATTTTTTCAACCTTCTTTCTTCTTATTTAAAGCACAAAAAAATGCATTGCCTATATGCGACAAGTCTCCTTTTTTTTAAAGGAAACAGCATATATCCAATGCATTTAAAGTTGGTTTCGGTATTCTTGGTTGTATTATAACTCATAGCGGGCTAATCAACAACCAATGATCATTGCGCACTTTTGATCAAAACACGATTATATTCAACTCAGAAATCTATCATATAGAGACTTATAAACAAATGGAGAATGATTGTATTCATCTAAAGGATAGGCAGGAAATTAAGCAGTGACATATTTACAAGGCAAAATTAAAAACAGGAGCGTGCGCAGACATGAGCAAAGATACATTAGGCTATATCTTGGGTATTGCATTTTTGAGTTCGATTTTGGCGTTCATTGTATCAATTCTATTAGACGTTTTGCTGTTTGTAGCAGTTTTTTCAGTTGTTCTTTTGCCGCTTTGGGGAGCTTTCCGTCAACATAAAAATTGGACGCATGAAACGAGTGGATTGAGAAAGTGGCTGAGTATATTTAGGAAGGTATCTAAATGGGGAAAGCCACGCTTGACATTTTACTTGATTGCAATTGTTGTTGTTGTTGGATTTAGCTATGGGCAGATAACGGCAATATTAGGATACGTGACTGGGGGAATGATATTTATGCTGATAGCTTGGGAATCGGTTCGATATGTTCTATTAAAATCAAAAAAAGTCAAGATCATTTCATTTGCAGTCGCTTTGAAAAGTGTCTGGTAGTTTATATTGACGAGGGAGAGAGAGGAGATTTCCTCTCTTTTTGTCATGAAAAATGTGCGCCTTGAGTGAGTTTGTGAAATAGTTGTAAATAAATGGTTGCATATATAAAATGTCTTTAAATTATCAAGCTAAAATACAAATAAAAGTGTTATACTACTTCGCAATCTTCTTATGTGCGTCCCTACGGACGCTTAGCGCAAAACATGGTTACAATATTCGCCTGCGCGATAAACCTTGGTTTTTATGCAAACTCCTCATTGGTGATACGCGTAAAAAACTAAGCATCCCATCTCAGGGATACATGCTTGATATAAGATTGCGTTCCTCCAAACATGAGATACACAACTTTAATGCGTTAAACCGATAACTGTAGTGTAAATTATATAAATTTATAGCTATTAAAATGGAATTGGATCATCTTCAATATCGATTAGGATGTCTTCTGCATCATCAACCAACGTAGAATTATCTGCTGAGTTAATTTTCTTCACGGTATATTCAGCTAAATACACCTGATTTGCTCTTGCTTCTCCAAAGTGCTTACTCACTTTCTCCTTTGTAAGTAAACTTCCCCATACGCCAGCGGCTTGCAGTATGATAACGACCTTTTCTGCCAATTGCAATGTTTCATTACTATACTCTGGGATTGTGTAAAACGTAATCCTTTTGCCTCCTAATATAGCCCTGATTCATCCGATAACTCAAAATCGCATCAGATATTTCAAGCATTCTGCTTGGAAGTTTTTGATGCGGAATTTTTACAATTAATCCTGATAGCGCGAGCATATTAATGGATCTGGTCACGGTTGATTGACTAATTTTCAATTTTTCCTTAATTCGATTGGTTGCGGAGAAAAACACATGCTGATTTTCGTAGCTGAAGACCCGATATAATTTATCCTCCTGGTGATCGTTGAAATACTCTAAGATGGCATAGTATTTTTGAATAAATTGAAACACTGCGGGATATGCTTGCTCCAGATCCTTTCTTTCTCCACGTATGTATTGCAGATTGCTCTGATACTTTTGAGCTTGTTGTAATACCCATTCGTCCTTTAGTTCCAGTTCAAACAAATTGGCGAGTAGGCTCCGAGCGCTCTGGAATGCGTTCTCCGCTTCATCAGCGTTTCCAAGAACAATTTCGACGACATCAAATATATTAAGGCTAATCGTGCCGCCGAATTTCGTCTTGGAGAAATAGCGATAGACCCCTGCTTCATCTTTGGATATCCAGGCATCGTTGCCAGATACAAAATCGCAATAATACCACTCATCTTCCGCCATGTCCAAGTTACCAAACACTTTGCCAAAAGCGTTCTGACTTTGGATGTAGTGTTCGAATTCTTGTGTTGTCGTTATAGCAGAGAAATCCTCGTTGTCTATATAGCTTCTGATCTGGAAGTGCTGTATGCGATCAGTATTGTGCAAATATTGTCGAATAATGTTCTTTTCAATTGTATTGGGCTTGACGCTCCCACCCTTAAATATACTGTTGATGTCCATATGCTCTCCGATTATTGTAAAATATTATTTACATTTATATCGGCTCAGAAGAGACATTTCAATACAGTTTGAATCTAAACTCTATTGCTACAGAATAAAAAGCAAGGGAGCAAACTGCTCCCCCACCCTTTTCCTGTTGTATTGAATTCTTTTTGCTTTTAATCTAAAGCCTTGTAGGATTCGATTAGGAACAAAATGTTTGTAGCCGCGAGATGTAGAGCATATGCAACCAAATGAGTAGGCAAATGGACTATACTTTCACCCTGCCCATGGCCGCTGTTTTTGTTACGAATGGTGGGTAATCCGCTTTCCAGTGTATCCCTTAAAGAACTAAATTGTGTTTGGAGACTTATGGATAGCAATCCATTCTGAAATAGTGTATTTATCAGAGGTTTCGCTGTTGCATTATCTCGAACTTCCCATCCTTTGCGCTTGCAAATCGTTTTCATGACGCTCTCGAAAGCCTTCAGAGCATCTGAAATTGCTTCTTTATGTCGTCCCTTACGGAAGTGTTCGTGAGCAGACATGAACTCCTGAGATGCCCCCTCAAACCCTTCTTCAGACATCATACTAATTGCTGGCTGGACAGCTTCTTCGTAAATATACTCCGAATCAACTCTGACAATTTGCCCTTCGATATACTGATAGCCAATGGCATGTTCGCGGAAACGCTGATTAAGCTCCTCAATAGCGTCCTCAGCTGTTTGCGTTATATTAGCTTTTTTCAATACTGATTGATCCCAAGTTCGTACTACCTTGTCGATCCACAAAAAACTCATTTCGATAATATCCAACACTTGCTCTGTAGTAGTATTTTGAATAAAATGTTGGCATTTAGCATAGGGATTATCGCCATGCTTGCTAAGAGAAAAGATTCCGTACTCTTTGCACAATTGCTTATGAATTTGAAGCCAGATATTATTAGATGGACTGGTATGCGTCTTTCCATAAAAATCGGTCTCATAATACCATCTACCAATAGCATCAGACCATAAATGTATAACTTGAATTAGGAAATTCCTTGGTAGATCGTCGTATATTAAAATTTCTTTATCAGGCTTCTTTCCTCTTTTGGAAAAGAGATCAAAAATCAAGTTTGCTCACCTCCATCGTCATTTTGATTATATCAAATTGCTAAAACTATATCTTCCTATTTCACGCTTTCTATTGCTACTCATCTAATGCAATAGAGTTTAAATACAAACACCATCGACTGATCAAAAATTCAAAAAAAAAAGGAGCCAATTTCCCGCTCCCCCACTTCTCACTGTTTAGCTTACGGCTTTTTTAAAATCGTCAATTATCTCCGATAGCTGATACATCTCTCTCATTTTAGATGTCGGCGACCATTCGGCATGATCAATAAACTCAACAATACGTATAAGCGACTGTTTAGCTTCAGAACTAAGCATACCACTCCCTAAAAAATAGCTGTTCTGAATCAACACTTCCGACAAAGAAAATGATCTGTCCTCTTCATCCAACTCGTAAAACAAGATTGGAACCAACACCTCATTTCTAATCCGTAATGCCTTAGCCAGCGCAAGTATCTTGCTTATGCTCGGAGAATTTCGCTCTCCGCTTTCGAGTCGGTGGATATAGCCTGCACTAACTGACCCACCACTGGCATTTTCAAGATCCTTTAACGAAAAATTGCGTAGCTTGCGGTAGTGCTTAATCAAAAGTGCGAATTTATCAGAACCACCTGTTCCTTGTTCACTCTTTTCCCCTGTTATGCTTCCGTCCATGTTAGCCCTCCATTATTATTCCTGTTAGGAACCCTGATTTGTTGTTAACCCTACATCATAGTCGCCAATAGGATTGATCATAATTTTATAGAGGGGGAAGTTAAAGAATGTTCCTAAACCTTACTACTTTACCAGCTTTATTTCATCTAATATTGGATATATTTCCCTTATAACAGTATAAAAAGGAGAGCAAATCCATTGTTCTCGGATTCGTTCTCCATTAGCCTTGTACTGATTGTCCGACAGATAAGTTGTCCATTAATGCATTTATACTTTTAGCCTATCATCTCAGCCAATGACGGTATGAAAGTTCTTCAAATACTGTTTGCTTAGCAACTTGATTGACCTACTGATTTCTCTGCTTTCCGTCACCTGATTAATCAGGTTACCACCGTGAAAGTCAGCAGTAAACAATTAAGTTGTGTAATGTAGAGAGATTTATTATC
This window contains:
- a CDS encoding Mu transposase C-terminal domain-containing protein; amino-acid sequence: MLRLAVNTMLQYGGDTKQIERILWIDAGRVHCYIINIFTNRFPELRLIEDIERGIQEEVIHVVEDQWFSVVCEELLSDKARVQMENAWEAVKQLGDQEPAIFDTATRMKLIQKASDFSGVSTKTIGRYLKSFWVKGKVKYALAPSFDKRGGKGKTKASGQEKRGRPRKYSQEEGINVDEEVERIFRVVLKKYYYTSKKAPLKFAYQKMIQEFYSHDSRMENGVKMPIIQGSSKLPTYTQFKYFFQKENNIKKEVSTRFSSKKYELLHRPVLGSATAEAIGPGSRYLFDATAFDVYLVSRINRNWIIGRPYLVYTQDVFSRCITSIHVTLETSWLSAAMAIANCCEDKVEFCRQYGIDIRPEEWEAKHLPETILGDRGELFTKDAETLISSLHVKIENTSSYRGDLKAILERHFRTTNDLTKMMLPGVINPDFRQRGPNSRDYRLDAKLDLYQFTQIIIRCVLYHNNHYLPNYPREEMMISDDVESIPSKIWQWGVQYRSGKLREVPKSVILLNLLPASECLVTYQGLKFKGLFYSSHTALKERWMEKARVGTWKIPVSYDPRNLGTIYLRGVGENGFEPCYLLSQYNQFNGRTQEEIEYLQEFERMQKAQHTEKELQPQIDLITHIEAIVQEAEKQTKEQYVSGTKAEKLRGIQDYRNFEKKLIRNEESIHAQLGFGKPTHSEDRADSSGNIDYFDDFELLRRKRGEE
- a CDS encoding TnsD family Tn7-like transposition protein, with translation MMLQFPTPYHDELLQSLLARVGIRSGNISNRAILMDIFGTDSFTACLELQPGISNIVSNLPIGSTISAKQLIYQNTMYLFYNAFRDEEQAHAIYISMLDEHGRDLHNAIGLMSSSVQPNTHFQYCSLCNQESIRQHGELYWTRLFQIPGVRICIKHGIWLSESSVLTRERTKYAFIAPTQDNCTDHSVREITDKEMLGQYSCIVNNIEKLLNFKYNHRPMEWFHKHYINQLMRKGYASDKGRTDYKRLRAEFIDFYGVELLEILQSSANGESSWLKLIFQRHRKGFHPIRHLLVMQFLGLTLDEVFNSDPSEIDGHESKISLPKRKIMKKTMTEEYREQAKRERREVWLQMRNDYPHHGRLELRKLNPKVYAWLYLYDREFLMEHMPQKLPPKAGTTRHDWEKRDVEILEEVAEIAEQLMSEVGKPRRITLERIQEIIGSKCLMPKHLKKMPRTRTFLEQVVEDAEAFQKRRVLWAIGELKSNNESLTLNKVKVKAGVSRVPEEFSQEFTVISPKHK
- a CDS encoding TnsA endonuclease C-terminal domain-containing protein encodes the protein MSKFNYDASDAKLQRFIKEGRGQGRGAEYQPWLNVHSIASRGRVSRVSGWKTGRVHHFLSDNETRYFYLCEWSDAVIDIREHYPLMDLYEMTDILDDDLAKKLMDRKTGTPHILTSTFLITVKNDEGQERHFARNIKEARDFEKNSVIERYEVIRRYWHKKGIPWGLVSSSEINAVRAKNIEWLHAARRLSDWGYSDQQIAGEIRFLMELLIGGQGSIKNAIERFDSQVSGEQGKGLLMLKHLLAAKQIKIDMDKPIDLNHSAKSIEIVDNKGSDTVAKISG
- a CDS encoding helix-turn-helix transcriptional regulator, which gives rise to MDGSITGEKSEQGTGGSDKFALLIKHYRKLRNFSLKDLENASGGSVSAGYIHRLESGERNSPSISKILALAKALRIRNEVLVPILFYELDEEDRSFSLSEVLIQNSYFLGSGMLSSEAKQSLIRIVEFIDHAEWSPTSKMREMYQLSEIIDDFKKAVS
- a CDS encoding ATP-binding protein, with product MEWIKIPNGTLAQVAQYSQQIVSQYEGNMLIEALPPIMSKEEVVQALSSYPHFDVEERYADSHYRFHMIQQLLGYFQVMPLHIDLENRISRLIRQGYVNRNPIQPNYASQMVQGYADIQRGQIRQNIQISSSGLTIVGVSGMGKSTAINRILSTIPQIISHSEYNGVELSAYEVVFLRLECPPDGSIRGLINNFFVELDQLLGTNYMDRFGKNTKLSAASLMPIVAQIARGCNLGLLCVDEIQNLSVAKSGGAEKMLSFFVTLSNSIGLPTILIGTPTAQSLFSDFRIARRGSGQGDVAWLPMKKSEPSWRLFIEGIWDHQWVRNPTELTTELNDTIYEASCGITDIAVKIFMFSQIRAITSGTETITPQIIKGVVKDSLKLVEPMLNALRSGNLNGIARFGDINIAPIDGFIAAEQSKLDLGNLLQTFQKTQKEQQVQAERLKQDAVVRLTLLGVPEKEAKHNVSKITSDMPQIQNIQEVVQEAYKLHLGLIEDKQATSKTQPQIDDERDLRKLVKAGKENGFTAYQALKDAGYIASDFSIDTGSELG